GTATACCATTATTCGGTTTAGTTACGTTCCTATAGGGGCGTATAATATCCTCGTTACGATTTTTGACTTCTTGACTTTAATTTTTATCGTTTTTCTAATTCATTATGTCATTCGTGCCGAATCAGAGAAGCAGGTCCTTCTCGATAAGAATGACTATCTCACCACTCACGATCCGCTGACCGGCCTTCTTAATTACCTTGGATATATGAACGAGATACAAGCGCTGATATCCAAAAAGGTTCCTTTTTATTTAATTCTGCTAGATCTGCAAAATTTCAAATCTTACAATCATGATGGCTTGGAAAGCGGGAATGAGGCGCTCATTAACCTGGGTAAGGCACTTACCTCCACTTTCCCTAACGCGTATGGTGTTTCCAGATATGCAGGAGATCGTTATGCCTTACTGCTGCCCACTGAATATTATATGCCGGATCATATTGGTGCATTGCTGGAGATGGATTCACTCGGTTACCAGGTATCGTACAGCTTCGTGTCTCATCCTGAGGAGAGTGAAGATCATAATCAGCTCATTATGAAGGCAGAGGACAAGCTGTTTCAGATGAGGCGGGAGCAGTGGCTTCAGCGGGAGGAGGACTTGTTCAGATCGGAGAAGATGAAGGTTGTCGGTGAACTGGCAGCAGGAATGGCTCACGAGGTCCGCAATCCGCTTACTGCGATTCGGGGATTTGTACAGCTGTCCAAGATTCAGTCCTACAATATCAAGCCCTGGTATGAGGTTATTATGAGTGAGATTACGAGAGTAACGGAGCTGACCGCCGAATTTCTTCAGTTCTCCAAGCCACATGCCAGCAATATGAGATCAGAGTCGCTGACAGTGTGTACGGAAAGGGTTATTTCCCTGTCGGAGTCAGACGCGATTTCGCGAGGACATCAGCTGACTTTGGACATTGAGGACGAGTCGATGTACATCTATATGGATCGAGACAAGATTGTTCAAGTGCTGCTTAATCTCGTGCGCAACGCGCTTGAGGCGATGGAGACTCCTGGTGAAGTGAAGATTAGAGTGAGCCGGGCTGACAATAAAGCGGTCATCCAGATTCAAGACACTGGAACAGGAATTGCTCCTGATCAGCTTCATCAGATCTTCAATCCCTTCTATACGACAAAGGAGGATGGAACAGGACTTGGTCTGTCTCTCTGCCAGAAGATTGCCCAGGATCACAAAGGCTCCATTACGGTACATAGTGTGCTGGGAGAAGGCTCGACGTTTCGATTGATATTGCCTGTATTGTTAACGGATGAATCAGGCCCCGAGTCCTGATCAACTGCTGCAATAAGAAAGAAGCCTGACGGGGATATCCGTGCAGGCTTCTTCTTGCTGTGCTCGATCGGGATACAGCTACATGTGTATAACCCGAGCTTCATGTATTTAGCTTCTCAATTTCTCAAAGTCAATTTCAGGTACGAGACCTTCGGCAGCAGCACGGCCCAAGAGAGCTTCAATCGCTCCGAAGCCTTCCTCACCCAGATTTCTGGTGAATTCATTGACATAGAGATTGATATGCTGCTGTGCAACTTCAGGGTCCATTTCTTGTGCATGAGAAAGAATATAGGGTCTGGACTGCTCGGGATGCTTCCAGCCATAATCAACGGAAGCTTGAATCCAGGAGGTGATCTCAGCAGGATCAAGACTGCGGCGCGCAACGATGGCACCGAGCGGAATCGGAAGACCCGTATCCGCTTCCCACCAAGTACCCATATCCGCCATTAGTGAGAGGCCGTATGACGGGTACGTAAATCTGGCTTCATGAATAACGAGACCCGCATCGATCTTACCATCGCGAACGGCAGGCATAATCTGGTCAAATGGCATAACCACAATTTCGCCGATGCCGCTAGGCACGTTCTGGGCAGCCCATAGCCGGAACAGAAGATAAGCGGTAGAACGCTCGCTAGGCACAGCAATTCTTTTTCCAGAGAGTGATTCCGGCTTGGTATTCTGATCTGCTGTCAACACCAGGGGACCGTTGCCTCTGCCAAGGGCACCGCCGCATGGAATGAGGCGATATTCATCAGACAGCCATGGCAGGGCGGCGTAAGAAATTTTGAGGATATCATAGTCACTTGGCTTCGTAACAAGCGTATTTGTCACATCAATATCTGCGTATGTAACCGTGAAATCCGGTGTATTTGGGATCTGCCCGTGGACTAGAGCATGAAAGACAAATGTGTCATTGGGACATGGTGAGTAAACAATGTTCATGTTCATAATTACAAGACCTCCGATAATTTCTGGCTGGCTGTGGTTAGAGCTTGCAGTGCTTCTGGAATGCGCCACGCATCCCGGTTACGGGGACCCACGGTATTAGAGATGGCTCTAATCTCGAGTACGGGTACATTCATATAGCTTGCCGCAGCGGCGACGCCATACCCTTCCATGGATTCTGCGTATGCTTCTGGAACACGTCTTAACAATTCCTCGGCGGTGTGAGCTGTTCCCGTTGTAGTTGATACCGTAATAATGGGGCCGTAGTGGACAGGTAAATCTGTTGATGTCTGTAATGCGGATTGAATGGATTGAATCGCTTCGAAATCGGCGGTCACTCGTGATCTGCCGAAACCGAGCTCGTCCACACTGCGGAATCCTTCCGCCGTCTCGGAGCCTAGATCCGCTTGTATCATTTCTGTAGAAATAACGACGTCTCCGATTCCGGCACGCCCCGGGAAGCCGCCGCCGATTCCTGCATTAATGACCAGCTTGTACGAATCAGAAGCCAGTGCTGCTGCGGTTGCTGCCGCGGCGGACGCAGGTCCGGCTCCTCCTGCAATGACGTGATAATACTCCGGGACTTTCAGGCCGTCCTCTATAGCCTTCCGCTCTGCCTCAACGGCAGTGACGATCAAGATTCGAGATGACATGATGCAGCTCAGCTCCTTCTGGTGACATAGAAACAGGTGTGTAATGCGATTTAATTATATCATTTTTGAGAAAGTGGCATGACAAAGTGATTATTGACAGTTTAATAGTTAACTGTATTATAAGTAATAGTACAGTTAATTCAGTGTTATGCATTAACTTTGGGCTCTACATCGTTACATTGGTATTGATTATTTATGAAGGAGGTATCCGATGTTTGAACTGGACGTGCGCAGCCGTAAACCGATATATGAGCAGTTAATTGAACGCATTAAGGAGTTGATTATGATGGAAATGCTGAAGCCAGATGAGCAGCTGCCCTCTGTGAGGCATTTGTCAGCCGAGCTTACCGTGAATCCGAATACGATTCAGAAGGCTTACCGTGAGCTGGAACGGGACGGGTATATTTATTCTTTGCAGGGCAAGGGAAGTTTTGTTGCTAAGGTGGAGCATAGACCTCTTGATCAGAGAAAACAGGAACTGAAGCTGGAGATACATAAGCTGCTTACGGAAGCAGTCTATCTGGGAATGACAGAAGGTGAAATCAGGGAGATTTATCAGAAGGCACAGCAGGATCGTCATTTGGATCGGGTAGAGGGGGAAGAGCATGATTGAAGTATCGGGTGTAACGAAAGTATTTGAGACAGAGGCAGCGGTGAATCATCTGTCCCTTACTGTTCGGAAGGGCTCGATATTCGGCCTCTTGGGATCGAACGGAGCAGGAAAGACGACGCTGTTAAAAACAATGGCAGGAATCTATAAGCCTGACAAGGGAAGTGTCTCCATTGACGGCGTACCCGTTTATGAGAATACACAATTAAAAAGCCGGATTATTTTTATGTCCGATATTCCTTACTTTTTCCCTCATACATCGATTCGCCAGATGGCTGCCTTCTACAAGCGAATGTATCCCGGGTGGAATGAAGAACGGTTTCGTCAGCTGGAATTGGTGTTCAAGCTGGACCTTACACGGAAGCTGTACCGAATGTCTAAGGGGATGCAGCACCAGGCTGCAATTATGCTGGCTCTTAGCTGTATGCCGGATGTATTGCTGCTGGATGAACCCATCGATGGGCTTGACCCGGTCATGCGCAAGATGATCAAGAATTTATTATTCCAGGAGGCAGCTGAACGAGAGCTGACCGTCGTTATTTCTTCTCATAATCTAAGAGAAATCGAGGATATGTGCGATCATATCGGGATCATGCATAACGGAGTGCTCATGGTTGAGAAGGACCTGGATGATCTGAAGGCCGATACCCACAAGATTCAAGTAGCCTTCCGAGATGACCGTCATGAGGAGACCCTGTCCAGCCATGTTCGCATACTGCATGGAGAGAAGCGGGGAAGTGTGGAAATTTATATCGTGAAAGGCGATGAGCAGGAAGTGAAGGAAGCATTCAAGGCTTACGATCCTTATGTGCTTGATATGCTGCCTCTCACGCTGGAAGAGATTTTTATCTATGAAATGGAGGACGCTGGCTATGACATCCATCCGATTATTCTTTAACCGTGGAGTGATTCTCCAAGATCTGAAGCAGCATGGATGGATTGGAATCTTGTATCTGCTGGCTCTGGCCTTTTTGCTGCCATTTGTTATGCTGGTTCATCCCGTTAGTGGAGGCCAGGGCAGAGAGATCGATTCTTTGTTTGATGTTTCAGACGATCTGACGCTTAATCTGCTGCTGATTTTTCCGATCTTTACCGTAAGCTTTATTTTTCGATATTTGCATAGTAAGGCTCCGTCCGATTTATATCACAGCTTGCCGATTACACGGAACCAGCTGCTCACATCACATTTGTTCAGTGCACTGATCCTCATGTTAGTACCGGTGTGGGTAATTGCTGTCGTAACCGCATTGATTCGTTTGTTTGCAAGTAATCACTACATATATGAGCTGTCCGTTGTCTGGGAATGGGCGTGGCTGTCTACAGCGATCATATTATTTTTGTCTGGACTCACGGTCCTGCTTGCA
This sequence is a window from Paenibacillus urinalis. Protein-coding genes within it:
- a CDS encoding ATP-binding protein, whose protein sequence is MLIHRLKLIFFPISCLLIIIASSILGQSTHRLCAMIVVSILLLLSVVLDHKYPRFLWVQLILLGIFQYITQLNWCVLLYYIMIMTIFDKKQSYKKTLPVSVLLILQYTIIRFSYVPIGAYNILVTIFDFLTLIFIVFLIHYVIRAESEKQVLLDKNDYLTTHDPLTGLLNYLGYMNEIQALISKKVPFYLILLDLQNFKSYNHDGLESGNEALINLGKALTSTFPNAYGVSRYAGDRYALLLPTEYYMPDHIGALLEMDSLGYQVSYSFVSHPEESEDHNQLIMKAEDKLFQMRREQWLQREEDLFRSEKMKVVGELAAGMAHEVRNPLTAIRGFVQLSKIQSYNIKPWYEVIMSEITRVTELTAEFLQFSKPHASNMRSESLTVCTERVISLSESDAISRGHQLTLDIEDESMYIYMDRDKIVQVLLNLVRNALEAMETPGEVKIRVSRADNKAVIQIQDTGTGIAPDQLHQIFNPFYTTKEDGTGLGLSLCQKIAQDHKGSITVHSVLGEGSTFRLILPVLLTDESGPES
- a CDS encoding 1,4-dihydroxy-6-naphthoate synthase, which codes for MNIVYSPCPNDTFVFHALVHGQIPNTPDFTVTYADIDVTNTLVTKPSDYDILKISYAALPWLSDEYRLIPCGGALGRGNGPLVLTADQNTKPESLSGKRIAVPSERSTAYLLFRLWAAQNVPSGIGEIVVMPFDQIMPAVRDGKIDAGLVIHEARFTYPSYGLSLMADMGTWWEADTGLPIPLGAIVARRSLDPAEITSWIQASVDYGWKHPEQSRPYILSHAQEMDPEVAQQHINLYVNEFTRNLGEEGFGAIEALLGRAAAEGLVPEIDFEKLRS
- a CDS encoding futalosine hydrolase, which codes for MSSRILIVTAVEAERKAIEDGLKVPEYYHVIAGGAGPASAAAATAAALASDSYKLVINAGIGGGFPGRAGIGDVVISTEMIQADLGSETAEGFRSVDELGFGRSRVTADFEAIQSIQSALQTSTDLPVHYGPIITVSTTTGTAHTAEELLRRVPEAYAESMEGYGVAAAASYMNVPVLEIRAISNTVGPRNRDAWRIPEALQALTTASQKLSEVL
- a CDS encoding GntR family transcriptional regulator translates to MFELDVRSRKPIYEQLIERIKELIMMEMLKPDEQLPSVRHLSAELTVNPNTIQKAYRELERDGYIYSLQGKGSFVAKVEHRPLDQRKQELKLEIHKLLTEAVYLGMTEGEIREIYQKAQQDRHLDRVEGEEHD
- a CDS encoding ABC transporter ATP-binding protein: MIEVSGVTKVFETEAAVNHLSLTVRKGSIFGLLGSNGAGKTTLLKTMAGIYKPDKGSVSIDGVPVYENTQLKSRIIFMSDIPYFFPHTSIRQMAAFYKRMYPGWNEERFRQLELVFKLDLTRKLYRMSKGMQHQAAIMLALSCMPDVLLLDEPIDGLDPVMRKMIKNLLFQEAAERELTVVISSHNLREIEDMCDHIGIMHNGVLMVEKDLDDLKADTHKIQVAFRDDRHEETLSSHVRILHGEKRGSVEIYIVKGDEQEVKEAFKAYDPYVLDMLPLTLEEIFIYEMEDAGYDIHPIIL